TAGAATGTTAAGGAAATGCAAATAATCAATAACAAAACTGGAATGGTGATCACAGCAAATAAGAGAAATAGAGTCGTTGTGAAATAGGATTTATACTTATAATCAATGCGTTAACTTATTGATTGCTCAGACTGCATACCAGTAAATTAAAGAACGTGCTAAGCTTGGATTTTCTTATAAAGCTGAAAGGTTGAATGAAATGGAAAAACTGACTGCACTCTACGCTGAACATATTAAAACTTTGCAAACTAAAACTCAGCAAGTCTTACAACGCAGCAAGCTAGACGCCATATTGATTCATTCGGGTGAACCTATACGTATATTTCTCGATGATAGTGATTATCCATTTAAGGTGAACCCTCATTTTAAAGCATGGGTTCCTGTCACCGATGTACCGCACTCATGGTTATTAGTCGATGGCGTAAATAAGCCTAAGTTATGGTTTTATTCGCCTGTAGACTATTGGCACAGCGTTGAACCATTACCAACGAGTTTTTGGACTAAAGATGTTGAGCTGATCCATCTGAAAAATGCTGATGATATCAATGAGCTTCTTAACTACTTAGTTAAAGATAATGTCGCTTATATTGGCTCTTCAAAAGCTAGAGCGGAATCATTGGGGATCCGCCAACAGAATATCAATCCAAAACCTGTCATTGATTTTTATCACTTTCACCGTTCCTATAAGACCGATTATGAAATGTATTGCATGCGTGAAGCGCAAAAAATGGCAGTTAATGGTCATTTATCTGCATTTGAAGCATTTCAGGCTGGTATGAGTGAATTTGATATTAATATTAGCTATTTGCAAGCAACAGGCCATCGCGATACAGATGTTCCTTACGGTAATATTGTTGCGCTCAATGAAAATGCGGCGGTACTACACTACACTAAATTACAACAGCAAGTTCCGAATGAAATTAGAAGCTTTTTGATTGATGCAGGTGCTGAATATAATGGTTATGCAGCGGATATAACTCGTACTTACGCAGCTAAAAATAAAAGTGATTTTGCAGCATTAGTTGCGGATCTTAATAAAGAGCAGCTTGCATTGATAGATACAATCAAAGCAGGTGTTCGTTATACCGATTATCATGTTGATATGCATCATAGAATAGCCAAGCTATTGAAAAACCATTCAATAATTAAAGGTGTTAGCGAAGAAACTATGGTTGAAAAAGGGCTAACTACTCCATTTCTCCCTCATGGTTTAGGGCACCCACTTGGTTTACAGGTTCATGATGCTGCGGGTTTTATGCAAGATGAGAATGGTACTTTGCTTGCTGCACCAAAAATGTATCCTTTCCTACGCTGTACGCGTGTATTAGAGCCAGGAATGGTAATGACCATTGAGCCAGGACTTTACTTTATTGAGTCTCTATTAGCTTCTTGGCGTTCAGGTGAATTTAGCCAATATTTTAACTGGGAAAAAATTGAGCAATTCAAACCTTATGGTGGTATTCGTATTGAAGATAACATCATCATTCACCATAATCGGATTGAAAATATGACAAGAGACCTGCAACTACCGTAATGAAACCCTATTTAATACCGGCTGAATCAATTTCTTACGTAGAAGAAATTAAAAAAAGTCGTTTTATTACCTACCTTGCACATACTGAAGGTATTGATGCAGCAAAAGATTACATTCAATCGATTAAGGCTCAATATCCAGATGCCCGGCACCATTGCTGGGCTTTTGTCGCGGGCCGTCCTGATGATTCACAACAATTAGGTTTTTCTGATGATGGGGAACCTACCGGAACGGCAGGTAAACCGATAATGGCTCAGCTACTTGGGAGCCAGTTGGGAGAAATCACGTGTGTGGTTGTGCGTTATTTTGGTGGAATAAAACTTGGAACAGGTGGATTAGTTAAAGCCTATGGTAATGGTGCCCAGCAAGCGCTTAAGCTATTGCCGACACAAACTAAAGTACCACAAAAAATTTTTCAGTTAGTTTGTGATTACTCATTAATTAATTCGATTGAACAGCTCATCACACAGATTGGAGGGGTAGTTTTACATAGTGAATACAATGAGGTTGTATCTTTGCGTATTTCAATTCCTGCTACCCTAGAACGAGAAGTCAATGATAAATTACGTGATATGAGTCGCGGCGCGCTGGAACTCATAACAGAAACTGAATAGTCAATTGGTTAGCAAGGAACCTGCCGAATGCATTTTCGTGCAATAACCCGCATCGTCGGGCTGCTCGTCATTATTTTTTCTTTTACCATGGTCGTTCCTGGTATTGTCGCGTTGATTTATCGTGATGGTGCAGGGCGAGCATTCAGCCAGACTTTTGTTGTTGCACTTATCATTGGTCTGATTTTATGGATCCCAACCCGAAACAGTAAACATGAGTTGAAAGCGAAGGAAGGCTTTTTGATCGTGGTATTGTTTTGGACTGTATTGGGAAGCGTTGGGGCATTACCATTTATTTTCTCTGAAAAACCTAATCTTTCAGTTACGGATGCTTTCTTTGAATCATTTTCAGGGTTAACAACAACAGGTGCGACGACACTAACGGGTTTAGATACGCTTCCAAAAGCCATTTTATTTTATCGGCAGATGCTACAGTGGCTAGGTGGTATGGGGATCATTGTGCTTGCTGTCGCCATCCTCCCTTTATTGGGGGTTGGGGGAATGCAGCTTTATCGGGCTGAGATGCCTGGACCTCTCAAAGATAATAAAATGCGCCCAAGAATTGCCGAAACGGCGAAAACACTTTGGCTTATATATGTTTTACTAACAATTATCTGTGCAATTGCACTTTGGATTGCAGGAATGGATGTCTTTGATGCCATTTCTCATAGCTTTTCAACCATCGCTATCGGGGGGTTCTCAACCCATGATGCCAGTATCGGTTATTTTAATAGTCCAGCCATAAATACGATAATCGCTGTTTTTTTAATTATTTCAGGCTGTAATTTTGGGTTGCACTTTGCGGTACTGACGGGACGTAGTTTAGGAATTTACTGGCGTGATCCTGAATTTAGAACTTTTATTAGCTTTCAATTCGTTTTAGTAACGATATGTACATTAGTTTTGCTCTACCATTCTGTTTATGGCTCGTTTGGGCAAACGTTAGATCAAGCTTTTTTCCAAGTAGTATCAATGGCAACGACCGCAGGGTTTACGACTGACAGCTTTGCTGGATGGCCGCTTTTTTTACCTATGTTGCTATTGTGTGCGGCATTTGTTGGTGGTTGTGCGGGGTCAACTGGCGGTGGCTTAAAAGTTATTCGTATTTTATTGCTATTTTTACAGGGATCGCGTGAGTTAAAAAGGCTTGTCCATCCAAATGCCGTTTATACCATCAAGTTAGGACAAAGGGCGTTACCTGAAAGAATTATAGAAGCGGTATGGGGGTTCTTTTCGGCATATGCGTTAGTTTTTGTCGTCAGTTTATTGTTATTAATCGCAACGGGCGTTGATGAGTTCTCTGCTTTTTCTGCTATTGCAACCACTCTTAATAACTTAGGTCCAGGGCTTGGAACCGTCGCTGATAACTTTACAACGATGAACCCTGTAGGAAAATGGATACTCGTCGTGACGATGCTGTTCGGTCGTCTTGAAGTGTTTACATTATTAGTTTTGTTTACACCAACATTTTGGCGTGATTAGGTAATAGGATTAAAAATGAGTTATTTACTTCTGCATTCAAGCACGGATGGGCAAACTAAGAAAATTATATTAAAAATTGCGGAGCAGCTACGCAGCTTGGGTCGCCAGTGTGATATCCGTGATTTAAATAACGAAAAGAATATTAATGTTATTGCTTATGAGAAGATATTGGTTGGAGCATCCATACGCTATGGCCATTTTAATAAAGCCCTCTTACGGTTTGTTACGACACACCAAAATCAGTTGAATTCAATGAAGACGGCTTTCTTTGCTGTTAATTTAACGGCTAGAAAAGAAGGTAAAAACACTCCTGAAACAAACGCATACACACGTAAGTTTCTAGAAAAAAGTCCTTGGCAACCAAATTTGAAGTCGGTTTTTGCTGGGGCACTGATGTATCCACAATATGGGTGGTTTGATAAGACAATGATCCGCTTTATTATGAAGATGACGGATGGGCCTACAGATCCAAAAACAGAGATTGAGTACACAGACTGGGATAAAGTGAGTTTGTTTGCTAGAGAGTTTGAGGATTTGTAGTATTAATTTTCAACGATAAGAAGTGTATTTAATCGATTTGTTTAATGTTTCAGCAGTTAAGATAAAAAGTTAAAAAAACACTTGATAGATTTTTTCGACTCCCTATAATGCGCATCCGTTGTCACGACAAACCGCTCCGGTGGTAAGGTTAGAAAAGAAACCTAGTGATGACAGAGGTGAAAAAGAAAGAAAAAGTTAAAAATAATTACTTGACTTTCTGATAGAAAAACGTAGTATACGACACCTCGCGACAACAACCTAAACGGTTAATATCGAAAGATAAAGTCGCAACGCTCTTTAACAATTTATCAGACAATCTGTGTGGGCACTCACAAGACACTATCAAAAAAATATTTGATTTTAAAGTCTTGAAGAGTGACTAACACGTTAATTCATATACATATGAACTAATAGGTAATCTGGTTTCTTCGGAAATCAGGCGACAGTAAAACATTCTTTGAGCATCAAACACTTTTAATTGAAGAGTTTGATCATGGCTCAGATTGAACGCTGGCGGCAGGCCTAACACATGCAAGTCGAGCGGTAACAGGGGAAGCTTGCTTCTCGCTGACGAGCGGCGGACGGGTGAGTAATGTATGGGGATCTGCCCGATAGAGGGGGATAACTACTGGAAACGGTGGCTAATACCGCATAATCTCTTAGGAGCAAAGCAGGGGAACTTCGGTCCTTGCGCTATCGGATGAACCCATATGGGATTAGCTAGTAGGTGGGGTAATGGCTCACCTAGGCGACGATCCCTAGCTGGTCTGAGAGGATGATCAGCCACACTGGGACTGAGACACGGCCCAGACTCCTACGGGAGGCAGCAGTGGGGAATATTGCACAATGGGCGCAAGCCTGATGCAGCCATGCCGCGTGTATGAAGAAGGCCCTAGGGTTGTAAAGTACTTTCAGTCGGGAGGAAGGCGTTGATGCTAATATCATCAACGATTGACGTTACCGACAGAAGAAGCACCGGCTAACTCCGTGCCAGCAGCCGCGGTAATACGGAGGGTGCAAGCGTTAATCGGAATTACTGGGCGTAAAGCGCACGCAGGCGGTTGATTAAGTTAGATGTGAAATCCCCGGGCTTAACCTGGGAATGGCATCTAAGACTGGTCAGCTAGAGTCTTGTAGAGGGGGGTAGAATTCCATGTGTAGCGGTGAAATGCGTAGAGATGTGGAGGAATACCGGTGGCGAAGGCGGCCCCCTGGACAAAGACTGACGCTCAGGTGCGAAAGCGTGGGGAGCAAACAGGATTAGATACCCTGGTAGTCCACGCTGTAAACGATGTCGATTTGGAGGTTGTGCCCTTGAGGTGTGGCTTCCGGAGCTAACGCGTTAAATCGACCGCCTGGGGAGTACGGCCGCAAGGTTAAAACTCAAATGAATTGACGGGGGCCCGCACAAGCGGTGGAGCATGTGGTTTAATTCGATGCAACGCGAAGAACCTTACCTACTCTTGACATCCAGAGAACTTAGCAGAGATGCTTTGGTGCCTTCGGGAACTCTGAGACAGGTGCTGCATGGCTGTCGTCAGCTCGTGTTGTGAAATGTTGGGTTAAGTCCCGCAACGAGCGCAACCCTTATCCTTTGTTGCCAGCGATTCGGTCGGGAACTCAAAGGAGACTGCCGGTGATAAACCGGAGGAAGGTGGGGATGACGTCAAGTCATCATGGCCCTTACGAGTAGGGCTACACACGTGCTACAATGGCGTATACAAAGAGAAGCGACCTCGCGAGAGCAAGCGGAACTCATAAAGTACGTCGTAGTCCGGATTGGAGTCTGCAACTCGACTCCATGAAGTCGGAATCGCTAGTAATCGTAGATCAGAATGCTACGGTGAATACGTTCCCGGGCCTTGTACACACCGCCCGTCACACCATGGGAGTGGGTTGCAAAAGAAGTAGGTAGCTTAACCTTCGGGAGGGCGCTTACCACTTTGTGATTCATGACTGGGGTGAAGTCGTAACAAGGTAACCGTAGGGGAACCTGCGGTTGGATCACCTCCTTACCATTGAAGTGTTTTTGTGAAGTGCTCACACAGATTGTCTGATAGAAAGTAGAGCAGCAAGCGCGTCTGCGAAGCAGAGACTGATGTCCCCTTCGTCTAGAGGCCTAGGACACCGCCCTTTCACGGCGGTAACAGGGGTTCGAATCCCCTAGGGGACGCCAATGCGCCGGTCATCGAGTGAAAGGCGATACCCCAATAATGATTAAGCCCATTACAGTGTAGTGGGTTTAACAATTATGCTCTTTAACAATCTGGAACAAGCTGAAAATTGAAAACAACGCACATTGTTTATCGCTTAAACAATGTGAGAGTCTCTCAAAAATCTCAACTTGAAGATGTCGTCAACAGGCAGAAACCGTCGGGTTTCGTGTCGACTGACAGAAAAGACACCTTCGGGTTGTGAGGTTAAGCGACTAAGCGTACACGGTGGATGCCTAGGCAATCAGAGGCGATGAAGGACGTGCTAATCTGCGATAAGCGTCGGTAAGGTGATATGAACCGTTATACCCGACGATTTCCGAATGGGGAAACCCAGTGCAATCCGTTGCACTATCGTTTGATGAATACATAGTCAAACGAAGCGAACCGGGGGAACTGAAACATCTCAGTACCCCGAGGAAAAGAAATCAACCGAGATTCCCCTAGTAGCGGCGAGCGAACGGGGAGCAGCCCAGAGTCTTAATCAGCATCAGCATCAGGAGAACGGTCTGGAAAGTCCGGCAGTAAAGGGTGATAGCCCCGTATCCGAAGGTGTTGGTGTTGTGAACTCGACGAGTAGGGCGGGACACGTGTTATCCTGTCTGAATATGGGGGGACCATCCTCCAAGGCTAAATACTCCTGATTGACCGATAGTGAACCAGTACCGTGAGGGAAAGGCGAAAAGAACCCCGGCGAG
This portion of the Providencia manganoxydans genome encodes:
- the pepQ gene encoding Xaa-Pro dipeptidase, which codes for MEKLTALYAEHIKTLQTKTQQVLQRSKLDAILIHSGEPIRIFLDDSDYPFKVNPHFKAWVPVTDVPHSWLLVDGVNKPKLWFYSPVDYWHSVEPLPTSFWTKDVELIHLKNADDINELLNYLVKDNVAYIGSSKARAESLGIRQQNINPKPVIDFYHFHRSYKTDYEMYCMREAQKMAVNGHLSAFEAFQAGMSEFDINISYLQATGHRDTDVPYGNIVALNENAAVLHYTKLQQQVPNEIRSFLIDAGAEYNGYAADITRTYAAKNKSDFAALVADLNKEQLALIDTIKAGVRYTDYHVDMHHRIAKLLKNHSIIKGVSEETMVEKGLTTPFLPHGLGHPLGLQVHDAAGFMQDENGTLLAAPKMYPFLRCTRVLEPGMVMTIEPGLYFIESLLASWRSGEFSQYFNWEKIEQFKPYGGIRIEDNIIIHHNRIENMTRDLQLP
- a CDS encoding IMPACT family protein, whose product is MKPYLIPAESISYVEEIKKSRFITYLAHTEGIDAAKDYIQSIKAQYPDARHHCWAFVAGRPDDSQQLGFSDDGEPTGTAGKPIMAQLLGSQLGEITCVVVRYFGGIKLGTGGLVKAYGNGAQQALKLLPTQTKVPQKIFQLVCDYSLINSIEQLITQIGGVVLHSEYNEVVSLRISIPATLEREVNDKLRDMSRGALELITETE
- the trkH gene encoding Trk system potassium transporter TrkH; translation: MHFRAITRIVGLLVIIFSFTMVVPGIVALIYRDGAGRAFSQTFVVALIIGLILWIPTRNSKHELKAKEGFLIVVLFWTVLGSVGALPFIFSEKPNLSVTDAFFESFSGLTTTGATTLTGLDTLPKAILFYRQMLQWLGGMGIIVLAVAILPLLGVGGMQLYRAEMPGPLKDNKMRPRIAETAKTLWLIYVLLTIICAIALWIAGMDVFDAISHSFSTIAIGGFSTHDASIGYFNSPAINTIIAVFLIISGCNFGLHFAVLTGRSLGIYWRDPEFRTFISFQFVLVTICTLVLLYHSVYGSFGQTLDQAFFQVVSMATTAGFTTDSFAGWPLFLPMLLLCAAFVGGCAGSTGGGLKVIRILLLFLQGSRELKRLVHPNAVYTIKLGQRALPERIIEAVWGFFSAYALVFVVSLLLLIATGVDEFSAFSAIATTLNNLGPGLGTVADNFTTMNPVGKWILVVTMLFGRLEVFTLLVLFTPTFWRD
- the hemG gene encoding menaquinone-dependent protoporphyrinogen IX dehydrogenase, translating into MSYLLLHSSTDGQTKKIILKIAEQLRSLGRQCDIRDLNNEKNINVIAYEKILVGASIRYGHFNKALLRFVTTHQNQLNSMKTAFFAVNLTARKEGKNTPETNAYTRKFLEKSPWQPNLKSVFAGALMYPQYGWFDKTMIRFIMKMTDGPTDPKTEIEYTDWDKVSLFAREFEDL